Proteins found in one Macrobrachium nipponense isolate FS-2020 chromosome 4, ASM1510439v2, whole genome shotgun sequence genomic segment:
- the LOC135211089 gene encoding presenilin-associated rhomboid-like protein, mitochondrial isoform X1 → MGRFKNRRSRIESKIKNRRRGRDSAYRNFVMTVLSRLAVTTFRHSNGVLFRGLGRGGPPPGHIFRGLRQPRRANRKGGMNLAPESGLEMPNEHNMGPGLLKSILFAAGFCGTTFVGVSIWQYESLREEAERNSWSRWANQQWNSLEGWQHKEGGFRQEINRLWNSLNEGQKVFWPICFLNAVVYGCWNNLSLRSTMFRYFCSNPAARAVCWPMFLSTFSHYAFFHFAINMYVLHSFSTGVTSSLGKEQFLGMYLCGGVISSLASHAFKVASRCPGPSLGASGAIMALLGYFCTTHPNAQLGIVFLPGFTFSADTAIKSVMCLDAVGMALGWRMFDHAAHLGGALFGVLYAYFGPRYIWPKSEPLMRQWHEVRTELSEKIEGKPTKD, encoded by the coding sequence ACTTCGTCATGACTGTGTTATCAAGATTGGCTGTTACAACATTCAGGCACTCGAATGGTGTTTTATTTAGGGGACTTGGAAGAGGAGGCCCACCTCCTGGCCACATATTTAGAGGGTTACGTCAGCCTCGGAGAGctaacagaaaaggtggtatgaATTTGGCTCCAGAGTCAGGCCTAGAAATGCCAAATGAGCACAATATGGGACCAGGATTATTAAAGAGTATTTTATTTGCAGCAGGATTTTGTGGTACAACATTTGTTGGGGTTAGTATATGGCAGTATGAATCTTTaagggaagaagcagagagaaactCTTGGTCAAGATGGGCCAATCAGCAGTGGAATTCACTGGAAGGCTGGCAACACAAAGAGGGAGGGTTTCGACAAGAAATCAACAGATTATGGAACAGTCTTAATGAAGGGCAAAAAGTGTTTTGGCCTATATGCTTTCTCAATGCTGTTGTGTATGGTTGCTGGAACAATCTCTCTTTACGATCAACAATGTTTAGGTACTTTTGCTCTAACCCAGCAGCTCGTGCTGTATGCTGGCCCATGTTTTTATCAACATTCAGTCATTATGCATTTTTCCATTTTGCTATAAACATGTATGTACTCCATAGCTTTAGTACTGGTGTTACTTCGTCATTAGGTAAAGAACAATTTTTAGGTATGTATCTTTGTGGTGGAGTTATATCTTCACTAGCAAGTCATGCCTTTAAAGTTGCTTCCCGATGTCCAGGGCCATCACTAGGTGCTTCAGGTGCTATTATGGCACTTCTTGGTTACTTCTGTACAACTCATCCAAATGCACAGCTTGGTATAGTATTTCTGCCAGGCTTTACATTTTCAGCAGATACTGCAATAAAAAGCGTCATGTGCTTAGATGCTGTAGGTATGGCTCTTGGTTGGCGTATGTTCGATCATGCTGCTCATCTTGGTGGGGCACTGTTCGGGGTGTTATATGCATACTTTGGTCCACGATACATTTGGCCCAAAAGTGAACCTCTGATGAGGCAGTGGCATGAAGTTAGAACTGAATTGTCAGagaaaatagaaggaaaaccaactaaGGATTAG
- the LOC135211089 gene encoding presenilin-associated rhomboid-like protein, mitochondrial isoform X2, which translates to MTVLSRLAVTTFRHSNGVLFRGLGRGGPPPGHIFRGLRQPRRANRKGGMNLAPESGLEMPNEHNMGPGLLKSILFAAGFCGTTFVGVSIWQYESLREEAERNSWSRWANQQWNSLEGWQHKEGGFRQEINRLWNSLNEGQKVFWPICFLNAVVYGCWNNLSLRSTMFRYFCSNPAARAVCWPMFLSTFSHYAFFHFAINMYVLHSFSTGVTSSLGKEQFLGMYLCGGVISSLASHAFKVASRCPGPSLGASGAIMALLGYFCTTHPNAQLGIVFLPGFTFSADTAIKSVMCLDAVGMALGWRMFDHAAHLGGALFGVLYAYFGPRYIWPKSEPLMRQWHEVRTELSEKIEGKPTKD; encoded by the coding sequence ATGACTGTGTTATCAAGATTGGCTGTTACAACATTCAGGCACTCGAATGGTGTTTTATTTAGGGGACTTGGAAGAGGAGGCCCACCTCCTGGCCACATATTTAGAGGGTTACGTCAGCCTCGGAGAGctaacagaaaaggtggtatgaATTTGGCTCCAGAGTCAGGCCTAGAAATGCCAAATGAGCACAATATGGGACCAGGATTATTAAAGAGTATTTTATTTGCAGCAGGATTTTGTGGTACAACATTTGTTGGGGTTAGTATATGGCAGTATGAATCTTTaagggaagaagcagagagaaactCTTGGTCAAGATGGGCCAATCAGCAGTGGAATTCACTGGAAGGCTGGCAACACAAAGAGGGAGGGTTTCGACAAGAAATCAACAGATTATGGAACAGTCTTAATGAAGGGCAAAAAGTGTTTTGGCCTATATGCTTTCTCAATGCTGTTGTGTATGGTTGCTGGAACAATCTCTCTTTACGATCAACAATGTTTAGGTACTTTTGCTCTAACCCAGCAGCTCGTGCTGTATGCTGGCCCATGTTTTTATCAACATTCAGTCATTATGCATTTTTCCATTTTGCTATAAACATGTATGTACTCCATAGCTTTAGTACTGGTGTTACTTCGTCATTAGGTAAAGAACAATTTTTAGGTATGTATCTTTGTGGTGGAGTTATATCTTCACTAGCAAGTCATGCCTTTAAAGTTGCTTCCCGATGTCCAGGGCCATCACTAGGTGCTTCAGGTGCTATTATGGCACTTCTTGGTTACTTCTGTACAACTCATCCAAATGCACAGCTTGGTATAGTATTTCTGCCAGGCTTTACATTTTCAGCAGATACTGCAATAAAAAGCGTCATGTGCTTAGATGCTGTAGGTATGGCTCTTGGTTGGCGTATGTTCGATCATGCTGCTCATCTTGGTGGGGCACTGTTCGGGGTGTTATATGCATACTTTGGTCCACGATACATTTGGCCCAAAAGTGAACCTCTGATGAGGCAGTGGCATGAAGTTAGAACTGAATTGTCAGagaaaatagaaggaaaaccaactaaGGATTAG